The Clostridium sporogenes genome contains a region encoding:
- a CDS encoding helix-turn-helix domain-containing protein — MAFSNKLYSLRKQKGLSQDELGSKLNVSRQTISKWELGETTPELEKLIALGDFFEISLDELVMDVKAKESTKTEPLVMNRLETIIDSIDRENVKMYTKKISKIVLIIMILILAIDLISMIVYFILNGFSI, encoded by the coding sequence TCTTTGAGAAAGCAAAAAGGATTATCACAAGACGAATTAGGTAGCAAGCTAAATGTTTCAAGACAAACGATTTCTAAGTGGGAACTTGGTGAAACTACGCCAGAACTAGAAAAATTAATAGCCTTAGGAGACTTTTTTGAAATATCATTAGATGAATTAGTAATGGACGTAAAAGCAAAAGAGAGTACAAAGACAGAACCATTAGTAATGAATAGGCTTGAAACAATAATTGATAGTATTGATCGAGAAAATGTTAAGATGTATACAAAGAAAATATCTAAAATAGTACTAATAATTATGATATTAATTCTTGCTATTGATTTGATTTCAATGATTGTGTACTTTATACTTAATGGTTTCTCTATATAA
- a CDS encoding tetratricopeptide repeat protein yields the protein MRKKAIISLLLILIIMLSISGCGKKEKTSVLTNNVKQQEAMKENEIKKFIKNGTNFLNEGKYDDAKSSFEKAVSMEKSNKESYIEIKNKYMGKNRLDDAYYFVKLAVNNNVDTENMKKLLSDIKSRFEVTKLYINVYQNNEYKLPDKIKAKINNEDKEVEVIWNNKSVDTSEIGTTKYQGKIEQYDRIAELNLKVLQSPKEKKENKNKEEKINKNINNSQKPYNDKNIKEVKNGKQIGFINRIYEQNGKKYLKFDKVEFFKNKDSNDRTAEREAIKDGKEDYLFDDGRIANDYYLRNNDNSLEEYEISPNVQVNVCTYHINSNINTIDLQRISYEKLKTLDNVYGQGNALFYIYVEDNVIVKIQEQFRP from the coding sequence ATGAGAAAAAAAGCTATAATTTCTTTACTATTAATATTAATAATTATGTTAAGTATTTCAGGTTGTGGTAAAAAAGAAAAAACAAGTGTATTAACCAACAATGTAAAACAACAAGAAGCCATGAAAGAAAACGAAATAAAAAAGTTTATTAAAAATGGAACTAATTTTTTAAATGAAGGAAAATATGATGATGCTAAAAGTTCTTTTGAAAAAGCAGTTTCAATGGAGAAATCTAACAAGGAATCTTATATAGAAATAAAAAATAAATATATGGGAAAAAATAGATTAGATGATGCCTATTATTTTGTAAAACTAGCTGTAAATAATAATGTAGATACTGAAAACATGAAAAAACTATTAAGTGATATAAAATCAAGATTTGAAGTTACTAAATTATATATTAATGTATATCAAAATAATGAATATAAATTGCCGGATAAAATTAAAGCTAAAATAAATAATGAAGACAAGGAGGTTGAAGTTATTTGGAATAATAAAAGTGTGGATACAAGTGAAATAGGAACTACAAAGTACCAAGGTAAAATAGAACAGTATGATAGAATTGCTGAATTAAATCTTAAAGTATTGCAATCTCCAAAAGAGAAAAAAGAGAACAAGAATAAAGAGGAGAAAATCAATAAAAATATAAATAATTCTCAAAAACCATATAATGATAAAAATATAAAAGAAGTTAAAAATGGAAAACAGATAGGATTTATAAATAGAATATATGAACAAAATGGTAAAAAATATTTAAAATTTGATAAGGTAGAATTCTTTAAAAATAAAGATTCTAATGATAGGACTGCAGAAAGAGAAGCTATAAAAGATGGAAAAGAAGACTATTTATTTGATGATGGGCGAATAGCAAATGATTATTATCTTAGAAATAATGATAATAGTTTAGAAGAGTATGAAATATCCCCAAATGTACAGGTAAATGTTTGTACGTATCATATAAATTCAAATATCAATACTATAGATTTGCAAAGAATCAGTTATGAAAAACTTAAAACTTTAGATAATGTTTATGGTCAGGGCAATGCTTTATTCTATATATATGTAGAAGATAATGTAATAGTAAAAATACAAGAACAATTTAGACCTTAA
- a CDS encoding response regulator transcription factor, protein MGFKVLIVEDEVSINDILVSALRADGYTAKGVFLAKEAKDALEIFHPDLILLDINLPDENGFELCRYINNKSCIPIIMLTARNDIVDKVLGLELGADDYITKPFNIKEVLTRVKVAIRRVNKYKEKSEEEFIYINKFVKVNLEGRIVFKDDEEVKLKPQEYELLEFFIKNRNIVFSREILLNKVWGFDYEGEVRTVDVHVRRLRSKLDKENVTSIIDTVFGIGYVMR, encoded by the coding sequence GTGGGATTTAAGGTTCTAATAGTTGAAGATGAAGTGTCTATAAATGATATTTTAGTATCTGCATTAAGGGCAGATGGATATACTGCCAAGGGTGTATTTTTAGCTAAGGAAGCAAAAGACGCTTTAGAGATTTTTCACCCAGATTTAATATTATTGGATATAAACTTACCGGATGAGAATGGTTTTGAATTATGTAGGTATATAAATAATAAATCTTGTATTCCAATAATTATGTTAACCGCCCGTAATGATATTGTGGACAAGGTTTTAGGGTTAGAGTTAGGTGCAGATGATTATATTACTAAACCATTTAATATAAAAGAGGTATTGACTAGGGTAAAGGTGGCAATAAGAAGAGTTAATAAGTATAAAGAAAAATCAGAGGAAGAATTTATATATATAAATAAATTTGTTAAAGTTAACCTAGAAGGTAGAATTGTATTTAAAGATGATGAAGAAGTTAAACTAAAACCTCAGGAATATGAATTATTAGAGTTTTTTATTAAAAATAGAAATATAGTTTTTTCAAGAGAAATTCTCTTAAATAAAGTTTGGGGATTTGATTATGAGGGTGAGGTTAGAACAGTGGATGTTCATGTTAGAAGATTAAGAAGCAAGCTTGATAAAGAGAATGTAACATCTATTATAGATACTGTTTTTGGAATAGGATATGTAATGAGGTAA
- a CDS encoding Ig-like domain-containing protein gives MRKKAIISLTLILIVMLSASGCGKKQKTSILTNDVKQQEAMKENEIKKFIKDGTNFLNAGKYDDAKSSFEKAISMDKSNKGAYIEIKNKYMEKKRIDDAYYFIKLAVSNNVDTENMKKLLNDIKSKFQVTKVYVNVYQDNEYKLPDKIKVKINNEDKEVGVVWNNKSVDTSKVGTIKYEGKIEQYDRIAELYLEIIEIEKEIEKEDNNKKVKNTQEKNKNEKVKEVKEGKQIGFINEIYEQNGKRYLKFDDVEFFLNKDDNDKTAEREAVKDGNKNLVVDGWYYIRNKDKSLEAYEISPNAYIYVCGYRNNLNALDLQKVNYESFKNLGFDHGNFLAYIYVENNVIVRIEEQYRP, from the coding sequence ATGAGAAAAAAAGCTATAATTTCATTAACATTAATATTAATAGTTATGCTAAGTGCTTCAGGGTGCGGCAAGAAACAAAAAACAAGTATATTAACAAATGATGTAAAACAACAAGAGGCTATGAAAGAAAATGAAATAAAAAAATTTATTAAAGATGGAACTAATTTTCTAAATGCAGGAAAATATGATGATGCTAAAAGTTCTTTTGAAAAAGCAATTTCAATGGACAAGTCTAACAAGGGGGCTTATATAGAAATAAAAAATAAATATATGGAGAAGAAAAGAATAGATGATGCCTATTATTTTATAAAATTAGCTGTAAGCAATAATGTTGATACTGAAAATATGAAAAAATTATTAAATGATATAAAATCAAAATTTCAAGTTACAAAAGTGTATGTGAATGTATATCAAGATAATGAATACAAATTACCAGATAAAATTAAAGTAAAAATAAACAATGAAGACAAGGAAGTTGGAGTTGTTTGGAATAATAAGAGTGTAGATACAAGTAAAGTGGGAACTATAAAGTACGAAGGTAAAATAGAACAGTATGATAGAATTGCTGAATTATATCTTGAAATAATAGAGATTGAAAAAGAGATTGAAAAAGAAGATAACAATAAAAAAGTGAAGAACACTCAAGAAAAAAATAAGAATGAAAAAGTAAAAGAAGTAAAAGAAGGAAAACAGATAGGCTTTATAAATGAAATATATGAACAAAATGGTAAAAGGTATTTGAAATTTGATGATGTAGAATTTTTCTTAAATAAAGATGATAATGATAAAACTGCAGAAAGAGAAGCTGTAAAAGATGGCAATAAGAATTTAGTGGTTGACGGATGGTATTATATTAGAAATAAAGATAAGAGTTTAGAAGCTTATGAAATATCTCCAAATGCATATATATATGTTTGTGGATATCGTAATAATTTAAATGCTTTAGACTTACAAAAGGTTAATTATGAAAGTTTTAAAAATTTAGGATTTGACCATGGAAATTTTTTAGCGTATATATATGTAGAAAATAATGTAATAGTAAGAATAGAAGAACAGTATAGACCTTAA
- a CDS encoding sensor histidine kinase yields MKIRYKFIAGLIFILIVSMVVMNVAITNVLNSNMENGINNFLKQVMNSTHEYVKYTLVTNSTKDKKEALVEEGNYIIKHISLNYECKCDIRDINYKLIEGNVPEEFRSITKKSKEIVMDGKAVVDLKYKNNGVDAMLTYPIYIDNKYMGIVSIVKNYDTEYRNYKNTINIINIIELGTFIVIFIFLFLRTNKITEPITELTDAIKKLGYGDYDIYIAEHGKDEVAILAREFINMRDKIKEQIETIESEKNKVYKLEKGRKEFFNSVTHELKTPLTAISGYAELLLTGMVQDEEFDKRAIERIYSESDRLHKLVLELIDVSKGMCVIEEELKYIDIKELIIQSCNDMNIKANKYSLKIVQNISEGTVKAQQDKIRQVLINIIDNAIKYSYGGNEIYVNSYILDNKYVIEVINNSNPILDEIFNNIFEPFIKSSNDNKDSRGLGLYLCNEIIKEHNGEITIENGSLIKVKITLII; encoded by the coding sequence ATGAAAATAAGATATAAATTTATAGCTGGTTTAATATTTATACTGATAGTTTCTATGGTAGTAATGAATGTTGCAATAACAAATGTTTTAAATTCAAATATGGAAAATGGTATAAATAATTTTTTAAAACAAGTAATGAATAGCACCCACGAGTATGTAAAGTACACCCTTGTGACTAATAGTACTAAGGACAAAAAAGAAGCATTAGTTGAAGAGGGTAATTATATAATAAAACACATATCTTTAAATTATGAATGTAAATGTGATATAAGAGATATAAATTATAAATTGATAGAAGGAAATGTTCCAGAAGAATTCAGAAGTATAACAAAAAAAAGTAAAGAAATAGTCATGGATGGTAAAGCTGTAGTGGATTTGAAATATAAAAATAATGGAGTAGATGCAATGCTAACTTATCCTATATATATTGATAATAAATATATGGGGATTGTAAGTATAGTAAAGAATTATGATACAGAATATAGGAACTATAAAAATACTATAAATATTATAAATATTATAGAACTTGGAACATTTATAGTTATATTTATATTTTTATTTTTAAGGACAAATAAAATTACTGAGCCAATTACCGAATTAACAGATGCAATAAAAAAACTAGGATATGGGGATTATGATATTTACATTGCTGAACATGGAAAAGATGAGGTAGCAATATTAGCAAGAGAATTTATAAATATGAGAGATAAAATAAAAGAACAAATAGAAACCATTGAATCGGAAAAGAACAAGGTCTATAAATTAGAAAAAGGAAGAAAGGAATTTTTTAATAGTGTAACTCATGAGTTAAAAACACCATTAACAGCTATATCAGGATATGCTGAATTATTACTTACAGGAATGGTTCAAGATGAAGAATTTGATAAAAGGGCTATTGAAAGAATCTATTCCGAAAGTGATAGACTTCATAAATTAGTATTAGAGCTTATAGATGTGTCCAAAGGTATGTGTGTTATTGAAGAAGAACTTAAGTATATTGATATAAAAGAGCTTATTATTCAAAGCTGTAATGATATGAATATAAAGGCTAACAAATATTCCTTAAAAATAGTACAAAATATAAGTGAAGGAACAGTTAAGGCACAACAGGATAAAATCAGGCAAGTATTAATCAATATAATCGATAATGCAATAAAATATTCCTATGGAGGAAATGAGATATACGTTAATTCTTATATATTAGATAATAAATATGTCATTGAAGTAATAAATAATAGTAATCCAATTCTAGATGAAATATTTAATAATATATTTGAACCTTTTATAAAATCTAGTAATGATAATAAAGATAGTAGGGGACTGGGGTTATATTTATGCAATGAAATAATTAAAGAGCATAATGGTGAAATAACTATAGAAAATGGTTCGTTAATAAAAGTAAAAATTACTTTAATAATTTAA